Proteins encoded by one window of Desulfuromonas sp.:
- a CDS encoding YbaB/EbfC family nucleoid-associated protein → MAKGLGNLMKQAQMMQKKMGEMQQELEGKEVEASAGGGMVTARVNGKQKLLALTIEPDVVDAEDVEMLQDLIVAAVNEAIKKSQEMIQAEMSKVTGGMNIPGLF, encoded by the coding sequence ATGGCTAAAGGTTTAGGCAACCTGATGAAGCAGGCCCAGATGATGCAGAAGAAGATGGGCGAAATGCAGCAGGAACTGGAAGGCAAAGAGGTCGAGGCTTCGGCCGGTGGCGGCATGGTCACGGCCCGGGTCAACGGCAAGCAGAAGCTGCTCGCTCTGACGATTGAACCGGATGTCGTTGATGCCGAAGACGTTGAAATGCTGCAGGATCTGATCGTTGCTGCCGTCAACGAGGCGATCAAGAAAAGTCAGGAGATGATTCAGGCCGAGATGAGTAAAGTGACTGGTGGCATGAATATCCCGGGCCTCTTTTAG